One stretch of Saccharomonospora xinjiangensis XJ-54 DNA includes these proteins:
- a CDS encoding DUF2470 domain-containing protein, translated as MSQPVPRRPPAPRPAERAKTIAVRGGPAHLLPAVGHDARDERTSPLLWHLHAGDDVSIVLPTGSPLASGLHGEATAELAVTLEITDESPLPLRQRVRGLLWLTGWLRGLDHRATRARAVAMAETAAEPERLLDVGHGLSLLRFTPVSVTLADSEGTHSLSPVTFDAAVPDPLHDYEDRWLRHLEHEHSDLVSRLSRLLPTELRDGRIRPLGLDRHGLRLRVEGEGDDHDVRLAFSRAVENPPQLAVELRKLAGCPFHHAPRQAPGTDGAS; from the coding sequence TTGAGTCAACCCGTCCCCCGCCGCCCACCGGCACCCCGCCCCGCAGAACGGGCCAAGACCATCGCCGTCCGAGGTGGTCCCGCGCACCTGCTCCCCGCCGTCGGACACGACGCGAGGGACGAACGGACGTCGCCCTTGCTCTGGCACCTGCACGCGGGCGACGACGTCAGCATCGTGCTGCCGACCGGCTCACCGCTCGCCTCGGGCCTGCACGGGGAAGCCACGGCCGAACTCGCGGTCACGCTGGAGATCACCGACGAGTCCCCGCTCCCCCTGCGCCAGCGTGTCAGGGGACTGCTGTGGCTCACCGGATGGCTTCGCGGACTCGATCACCGCGCCACCCGCGCACGGGCGGTGGCCATGGCGGAGACCGCCGCCGAACCCGAGCGGCTGCTCGACGTCGGACACGGACTTTCGCTGCTGCGGTTCACCCCGGTCTCGGTGACACTCGCCGACAGCGAGGGCACCCACTCGCTCTCGCCTGTCACCTTCGACGCCGCCGTTCCCGACCCCCTGCACGACTACGAGGACCGCTGGCTGCGCCACCTCGAACACGAGCACTCCGACCTCGTCTCCCGCCTTTCCCGGCTGCTGCCGACCGAGTTGCGGGACGGTCGGATCCGTCCGCTCGGCCTCGACCGTCACGGCCTGCGCCTGCGCGTCGAGGGTGAAGGTGACGACCACGACGTGCGGCTGGCGTTCTCCCGTGCGGTGGAGAACCCGCCGCAGCTCGCCGTCGAACTCCGCAAGCTCGCGGGCTGCCCGTTCCACCACGCGCCACGGCAGGCACCCGGCACGGACGGCGCATCGTAG
- a CDS encoding BCCT family transporter, which yields MTATSDTEARVPPGSRRPWYSTMAPRVFWPSAVIILAFVSATVIAPDAMGDAISGIQEAVIGAFSWYYMLIVSVFVLFSLWIGLSHYGDIKLGPDEEEAEFGLKSWFAMLFAAGMGIGLVFWGVAEPLNHFAGLPNRATGITQDEDGAQGAMVQTFLHWGLHPWAIYVVVGVAIAYAVHRKKRPVSIRHALEPLIGKRVNGWLGDVIDIAAIVGTLFGVATSLGLGVIQIGAGLDFLGVVSDPGNLTYVVLIGGITALAIFSVVTGVKRGIKWLSTINMGLAAILLLAVLVLGPTLFIFRDLVQSIGDYLQNLLRMSFNTTAYEGADGNEWQGWWTAFYWGWWISWAPFVGVFIARISRGRTVREFVAGVLLVPTAVTMLWFTVFGGTALHRELFGDGGLVGTDEAGAATVDTESSLFGMLDGMPAGTLLAVGALILIVLFFVTSSDSGSLVVDMLASGGNPEPPRWSRVFWGLLEGAVAIALLLAGGLDVLKIVAILIALPFSVVMIGMCVSLWRDFRVERKAMLRAQRRLQRDQLTEHVTNSLIDDGLVEPNGRTDATKEKRATTS from the coding sequence GTGACGGCGACGTCCGATACTGAGGCCCGCGTGCCGCCTGGTTCGCGACGACCGTGGTACTCCACGATGGCGCCGCGGGTCTTCTGGCCATCGGCAGTGATCATTCTTGCGTTCGTGTCGGCCACCGTCATCGCGCCAGATGCGATGGGCGACGCGATCAGCGGGATACAGGAAGCGGTCATCGGCGCGTTCAGCTGGTACTACATGCTGATCGTCTCGGTGTTCGTGCTCTTCTCGCTGTGGATCGGGTTGAGCCACTACGGCGACATCAAACTCGGCCCCGACGAGGAGGAAGCCGAATTCGGCCTGAAGTCGTGGTTCGCCATGCTCTTCGCCGCGGGCATGGGCATCGGCCTCGTCTTCTGGGGTGTCGCGGAACCGCTCAACCACTTCGCCGGTCTTCCCAACCGCGCGACGGGGATCACCCAGGACGAGGACGGCGCGCAGGGTGCGATGGTGCAGACGTTCCTGCACTGGGGCCTGCACCCGTGGGCGATCTACGTGGTTGTCGGTGTGGCGATCGCCTACGCCGTGCACCGCAAGAAGCGTCCCGTGTCCATTCGCCACGCGCTGGAACCGCTGATCGGCAAGCGGGTCAACGGCTGGCTCGGAGACGTCATCGACATCGCCGCGATCGTCGGAACACTGTTCGGTGTCGCGACGTCCCTCGGCCTCGGGGTCATCCAGATCGGCGCGGGACTCGACTTCCTCGGTGTGGTGTCCGATCCGGGCAACCTGACCTACGTCGTGCTGATCGGCGGCATCACAGCGCTGGCGATCTTCTCGGTCGTCACAGGGGTGAAGCGGGGCATCAAGTGGCTTTCCACCATCAACATGGGGTTGGCCGCCATCCTGCTGCTCGCCGTGCTGGTACTCGGCCCGACGCTGTTCATCTTCAGGGACCTCGTGCAGTCGATCGGTGACTATCTGCAGAACCTCCTGCGGATGAGCTTCAACACCACCGCTTACGAGGGCGCCGACGGCAACGAGTGGCAGGGCTGGTGGACGGCGTTCTACTGGGGCTGGTGGATTTCGTGGGCGCCCTTCGTCGGCGTGTTCATCGCGCGGATCTCGCGGGGTCGCACGGTGCGCGAGTTCGTCGCGGGTGTGCTGCTGGTGCCCACGGCGGTCACGATGCTGTGGTTCACCGTGTTCGGCGGCACCGCGTTGCACAGGGAACTCTTCGGCGACGGCGGGCTAGTCGGCACCGACGAGGCGGGCGCGGCCACCGTTGACACGGAGTCGTCGCTGTTCGGCATGCTCGACGGAATGCCTGCCGGAACGTTGCTCGCGGTGGGCGCCCTCATCCTCATCGTGCTGTTCTTCGTGACGTCGTCGGACTCCGGCTCGCTGGTGGTGGACATGCTGGCCTCCGGGGGTAATCCGGAGCCGCCGAGGTGGAGCCGGGTGTTCTGGGGTCTGCTGGAAGGTGCGGTCGCCATCGCGCTGCTCCTCGCAGGCGGGCTCGACGTGTTGAAGATCGTGGCGATCCTCATCGCGTTGCCGTTCAGCGTCGTGATGATCGGGATGTGCGTGTCGCTCTGGCGGGACTTCCGCGTGGAGCGGAAGGCGATGCTGCGGGCCCAGCGAAGGCTGCAACGTGATCAGCTCACCGAGCACGTGACCAACAGCCTGATCGACGACGGGCTCGTCGAACCGAACGGCAGGACCGACGCCACGAAGGAGAAGAGAGCCACCACGTCGTGA